One part of the Acinetobacter sp. XS-4 genome encodes these proteins:
- the rodA gene encoding rod shape-determining protein RodA: MSPSPQYKFLRQAPRDGLSTAMQPSKWQQLHVDPWLCLFLLLNALLGLTVLYSASAQDVGLVSKQAMSFGIGFLVMFGLAQIPPKVYQAFSPYFYLFGLFSLLAVMVFGEVRMGAQRWIDIPGFGSVQPSEFMKIGMPMMIAWFLARKPLPPSFSQVVLSLMLIGIPFLLIAEQPDLGTSLLVLASGIFVLFLSGLSWRMIGAAGACAAVVIPIAWEFLLHDYQRQRVLTLLDPEADALGTGWNIIQSKTAIGSGGFSGKGFLEGTQSHLHFLPEGHTDFIIAAYSEEFGLIGVLILVILYFAIIFRTFQIGLQSFHNYGRLVAGAFGLSFFVYVFVNAGMVSGILPVVGVPLPFMSYGGTAIITLMATFGLVMSIHTHR; the protein is encoded by the coding sequence ATGTCTCCTAGTCCGCAATATAAATTTTTACGCCAAGCTCCTCGAGATGGTCTTAGCACCGCTATGCAACCGTCAAAGTGGCAACAACTCCATGTTGACCCTTGGTTATGCCTATTTTTGCTATTAAATGCGCTATTAGGTTTAACCGTACTATATAGTGCCTCTGCACAGGATGTGGGGTTAGTGAGTAAACAAGCCATGAGTTTTGGGATTGGCTTTTTAGTGATGTTTGGTCTAGCCCAGATTCCACCAAAGGTTTATCAAGCTTTTTCACCCTATTTTTATTTATTTGGCTTATTTTCACTTTTGGCAGTCATGGTGTTTGGCGAAGTCCGAATGGGTGCTCAGCGCTGGATTGATATTCCTGGTTTCGGAAGTGTCCAACCCAGTGAGTTCATGAAAATCGGCATGCCCATGATGATTGCATGGTTTTTAGCACGTAAACCCCTTCCCCCTAGTTTTTCACAAGTTGTTTTGTCCTTAATGTTAATTGGTATTCCTTTTTTACTGATTGCAGAACAACCTGACTTAGGGACATCACTTTTAGTATTAGCAAGCGGTATATTTGTTTTATTTTTAAGTGGACTATCATGGCGTATGATCGGTGCTGCGGGAGCCTGTGCTGCGGTGGTCATTCCAATTGCTTGGGAATTTCTTTTACACGACTATCAACGTCAACGGGTTTTAACGTTACTTGATCCTGAGGCAGATGCACTCGGTACAGGTTGGAATATTATTCAATCTAAAACTGCGATTGGTTCTGGTGGTTTTTCAGGTAAAGGATTTCTTGAAGGTACCCAATCACACTTGCACTTTTTACCTGAAGGTCATACCGACTTTATTATTGCTGCGTACTCCGAAGAGTTTGGGCTCATCGGTGTACTTATTTTAGTTATACTTTATTTTGCTATTATTTTTAGAACATTCCAAATCGGTTTACAAAGCTTCCATAACTATGGACGTTTAGTTGCTGGCGCCTTTGGTTTGTCTTTTTTTGTTTATGTATTTGTAAATGCGGGAATGGTCAGTGGTATTTTACCTGTAGTAGGTGTTCCTTTACCTTTTATGAGTTATGGCGGAACAGCTATTATTACTTTAATGGCCACCTTTGGTTTAGTTATGTCCATTCATACACATCGATAA
- a CDS encoding 3'-5' exonuclease, whose protein sequence is MQAIILDTETHTLNGLPIEIAYAPIELNEGKLTLDKSKLFDQLYQVGIPISYAAMAVHHILESDLENQPHYKTFELPETTTYIIGHNIDYDIAAIARCGVDVSHIKPICTLALARKVWADAEAHNISALIYMISQGSSKAREMLKGAHRADADIILTANILMHIVYHLNIQNIEELYRVSEEARIPTTVNFGKHKGTAIAELPKDYIQWLLRQDELDVYLRKALESAF, encoded by the coding sequence ATGCAAGCCATTATTTTAGATACAGAAACACATACACTAAATGGTTTGCCTATTGAAATTGCGTATGCCCCGATTGAACTTAATGAAGGCAAACTCACCTTAGATAAAAGCAAATTGTTTGATCAGCTCTATCAAGTGGGTATTCCTATTTCTTACGCGGCTATGGCAGTTCACCATATATTAGAGTCAGATTTAGAAAACCAGCCCCACTATAAAACCTTTGAATTACCAGAGACCACAACTTATATTATTGGTCACAATATTGATTACGATATTGCCGCGATTGCTCGTTGTGGTGTTGATGTCTCTCATATCAAACCGATTTGCACTTTAGCTTTAGCACGTAAAGTGTGGGCAGATGCAGAAGCGCATAACATTTCAGCCCTCATCTATATGATCTCTCAAGGCAGCAGTAAAGCTCGAGAAATGCTTAAAGGCGCTCACCGTGCTGATGCCGATATTATTTTGACTGCTAATATTTTGATGCATATTGTCTATCATTTAAATATTCAAAATATTGAAGAGCTTTACCGAGTTTCTGAAGAAGCACGTATCCCCACAACTGTTAACTTTGGTAAGCATAAAGGCACTGCAATTGCTGAACTTCCTAAAGACTATATTCAATGGTTATTACGCCAAGATGAGCTTGATGTCTATCTTCGAAAAGCATTAGAAAGTGCCTTTTAA
- a CDS encoding septal ring lytic transglycosylase RlpA family protein: MQLSLKYVLALTASLSMAPLHAEMVQSSSLNNDLDGSNLAARVLSKDTQNFNSRFSNINSLSITERSGDQIRRQAIAAKIEIPEDEPSVIEKLNTVASNTVRKFSQTGMASWYGRQFHGRKTANGETFDMNALTAAHRSLPLNCYIRVTNKDNGKSVVVKVNDRGPFHGNRVLDLSYGAAKRLGITNAGTAKVNIERVDGPTS; encoded by the coding sequence ATGCAGTTATCGCTGAAATACGTTCTTGCACTGACGGCTAGTTTAAGTATGGCCCCATTGCACGCTGAAATGGTGCAATCTTCATCATTGAATAATGATTTAGATGGCTCTAATTTAGCAGCTCGTGTATTGAGTAAAGATACTCAAAATTTTAATTCTCGTTTTTCTAACATTAACAGTCTTTCAATCACTGAACGTTCTGGCGACCAAATCCGTCGTCAAGCTATCGCAGCAAAAATTGAAATCCCTGAAGATGAGCCTTCAGTGATTGAAAAACTTAACACAGTAGCTTCAAACACTGTTCGTAAGTTTAGCCAAACTGGCATGGCTTCATGGTATGGCCGTCAATTTCATGGTCGTAAAACGGCAAATGGTGAAACATTCGACATGAATGCTCTCACTGCTGCTCACCGTAGCCTACCATTGAACTGTTACATCCGAGTAACGAATAAAGACAATGGTAAAAGTGTGGTTGTAAAAGTAAATGACCGTGGTCCTTTCCATGGCAATCGTGTACTTGACTTATCATACGGTGCAGCTAAACGTCTTGGCATTACCAATGCTGGAACAGCAAAAGTAAATATTGAACGTGTTGATGGTCCAACTTCATAA
- a CDS encoding efflux transporter outer membrane subunit, whose amino-acid sequence MATAKQSLLLSSLMGSLLLAGCSLAPEYQPAKVIVPVKFKESDPKLEDNNWKIAQPADQQIRGEWWRVFNDAQLNELEQQAISGNQSLKAAAANIQASRALRSAAQAERLPSISAGFGPTRQKPSPASLGLDDNAHTSAQTLWRAQANVSYELDLFGRIASSVNAATADVQQQEALYQSALLALQADVAQGYFLIRQLDAEQAIYNRTIKLLGETRDLVQTRFRNGLVSELDVSRAQTELATAQTNALNIARNRANAEHALAVLLGKTPAEFSLAIEPLTANSLRLPAGLPSALLERRPDIAAAERAMAADNARIGIARTAFFPKLDLTGALGYESSSLGDLGKWSSRTFLLGPVAGTILSLPLFDGGQRKAGVAQARAAYEESVANYRQTVLNAFREVENGLSDQRILDQQILAQNQALSSSRHANQLSHLRYREGAISYLDVIDSDRTILQQEQLSAQLNGTRMMASVNLIRALGGGWHNAESSIKSKS is encoded by the coding sequence ATGGCTACAGCAAAACAAAGCTTATTATTGTCCTCACTCATGGGAAGCCTGCTGCTTGCAGGCTGCTCTTTGGCTCCGGAATATCAACCTGCAAAGGTGATAGTTCCAGTCAAATTTAAAGAATCTGACCCTAAACTTGAGGATAATAACTGGAAAATTGCCCAACCTGCCGATCAGCAGATTCGAGGTGAGTGGTGGCGTGTTTTTAATGATGCTCAATTGAATGAGCTCGAACAACAAGCCATTTCTGGAAACCAGAGTCTTAAAGCGGCAGCGGCCAATATTCAGGCTTCACGTGCATTACGTTCAGCAGCACAAGCTGAACGTTTGCCAAGTATTAGTGCCGGCTTTGGCCCAACTCGTCAAAAACCCTCTCCTGCTTCATTGGGTTTAGATGACAATGCTCATACATCTGCACAAACCTTATGGCGTGCTCAAGCGAATGTTTCATATGAGCTCGATTTATTTGGTCGTATCGCCAGTAGTGTCAATGCAGCAACAGCTGATGTACAGCAACAAGAAGCTTTATATCAGTCAGCACTTTTAGCGTTACAAGCAGATGTTGCTCAAGGCTACTTTCTCATTCGTCAGCTTGATGCTGAACAAGCAATTTATAATCGCACTATTAAACTGCTTGGCGAGACACGCGACTTAGTTCAAACACGTTTTAGAAATGGTTTAGTCAGTGAATTAGATGTTTCTCGCGCACAGACTGAACTGGCTACCGCCCAAACCAATGCACTGAACATTGCTCGTAACCGAGCCAATGCAGAACATGCACTTGCAGTATTGTTAGGCAAAACACCTGCTGAGTTTAGCTTGGCAATTGAACCTTTAACTGCAAACAGCCTCCGTCTGCCAGCAGGTTTACCTTCAGCTTTACTTGAAAGACGACCTGACATTGCTGCGGCTGAACGTGCCATGGCAGCAGATAATGCACGTATTGGAATAGCACGCACTGCTTTCTTCCCGAAACTGGACCTGACAGGTGCTCTAGGTTATGAGTCATCAAGTTTAGGTGATTTAGGTAAATGGTCGAGCCGTACATTCTTGCTTGGTCCAGTCGCAGGTACTATTTTATCTTTGCCATTATTTGACGGCGGACAACGTAAAGCTGGAGTCGCCCAAGCGCGAGCTGCCTATGAAGAAAGCGTTGCGAATTATCGCCAAACTGTACTAAATGCATTTCGCGAAGTTGAAAATGGTTTATCTGATCAAAGAATTCTCGATCAACAAATTCTGGCACAAAACCAAGCACTTTCTTCTTCTCGCCATGCAAATCAGCTTTCTCATCTACGTTATCGAGAAGGTGCTATTAGCTATCTTGATGTGATTGACTCTGACCGGACTATTTTGCAACAAGAACAACTTTCTGCACAGCTTAACGGCACTAGAATGATGGCTAGTGTAAATTTAATCCGTGCATTAGGTGGTGGCTGGCATAATGCCGAGTCATCTATAAAATCTAAAAGTTAA
- a CDS encoding alpha/beta fold hydrolase: MKMKLFMTSVLSTSLLLTACGGGSSDDSPVSTNPSGTPANNIQNPVVKVDAYTSTNLGSVAAESSILTYKMLGQSGQEVQATSLVFTPNTPAPTGGWPIVVWAHGTTGVADACAPSKAALTDSTKDLISKLLAAGYVVVAPDYEGLGTSGIHPFLNVKSEAFSITDAVVATRNYLSQRNLLASKKWLTVGHSQGGHAALSAAQYASRAQLDYKGTVAVAPASNLGFILVAGEQAVANATLDQKIPMYAQLDTYTALVTAGIRNTQPSFNYSQVFTSQTESTAKQAETICAGPLAQALVVNMQTYAATHGGTLDDFTRTQPNFMAVPLVKTFLDKDSQPLQAKVSTPIIIYQGLADTTVPKVATDILISNATVVGTKINSYVTGNWDHNTAMSSNVDNIVGNVQTLLTAQ; the protein is encoded by the coding sequence ATGAAAATGAAACTGTTCATGACCAGTGTTCTTAGCACAAGTTTACTGTTGACGGCATGTGGTGGAGGAAGTAGCGATGACAGCCCAGTAAGTACTAATCCATCTGGTACTCCAGCCAATAATATTCAAAACCCAGTGGTTAAAGTAGATGCTTACACGAGCACCAACTTAGGTTCAGTTGCCGCAGAAAGTAGCATTCTGACCTATAAAATGTTAGGCCAAAGTGGCCAAGAGGTGCAAGCAACCAGTTTGGTATTTACACCAAACACACCAGCACCAACAGGCGGTTGGCCAATTGTAGTCTGGGCACACGGAACTACGGGTGTTGCTGATGCCTGTGCACCAAGTAAAGCAGCTTTAACAGATAGTACAAAAGATTTAATTAGTAAGTTACTTGCAGCTGGTTATGTTGTTGTTGCACCAGACTATGAAGGTTTAGGTACTTCAGGCATACATCCATTTTTAAATGTTAAAAGTGAGGCTTTCTCAATTACGGATGCTGTGGTTGCAACGCGTAATTATTTATCACAGCGTAACTTATTAGCTTCAAAAAAATGGCTTACGGTGGGGCATTCACAAGGAGGACATGCTGCGTTGAGTGCTGCACAATATGCGAGTCGTGCACAGCTAGACTATAAAGGTACAGTAGCCGTAGCACCAGCTTCTAATTTAGGTTTTATTCTAGTTGCAGGTGAACAAGCTGTTGCTAATGCAACTTTGGATCAAAAGATTCCGATGTATGCACAGCTTGATACCTATACTGCGTTAGTTACAGCCGGTATTCGAAATACACAGCCAAGCTTTAATTATTCGCAGGTATTTACTTCACAAACAGAAAGTACAGCAAAGCAGGCAGAAACGATTTGTGCGGGGCCATTAGCCCAAGCTTTGGTAGTTAATATGCAAACCTACGCAGCAACACATGGCGGCACACTGGATGATTTTACGCGTACACAACCTAACTTTATGGCAGTACCCTTGGTTAAAACATTCTTAGATAAAGATTCCCAACCTTTACAGGCAAAAGTATCTACACCAATCATCATTTATCAAGGGCTGGCAGATACAACAGTTCCTAAAGTAGCTACAGATATTTTGATATCTAATGCCACTGTCGTAGGTACTAAAATTAATAGTTATGTGACTGGTAACTGGGACCATAATACGGCAATGAGTAGTAATGTAGACAACATTGTTGGAAATGTTCAGACTTTGCTAACAGCACAATAG
- a CDS encoding ABC transporter permease: MNFSQLQIALWTIVRKEVRRFLRIWPQTLLPPAITMSLYFVIFGNLVGSRIGQMGGVSYMQFIVPGLIMMAVITNSYANVSSSFFSVKFQKSIEELIMSPVPLHIILWGYVIGGICRGVLVGAIVTAMSMFFTDLFIHNWFVTIYTVLITSVLFSLGGFINAVYAKSFDDISIIPTFVLTPLTYLGGVFYAISALGPFWQKLSLINPIVYMVNAFRFGILGHSDVNVSFSLIIVTSCCVVLYGIAYYLLARGSGMRE; encoded by the coding sequence ATGAATTTTAGCCAACTGCAAATTGCTCTCTGGACCATCGTTCGTAAAGAAGTACGCCGTTTTCTACGTATTTGGCCACAAACCTTATTACCACCAGCAATTACAATGAGTTTGTACTTTGTCATTTTTGGTAATTTAGTGGGTTCACGCATTGGACAAATGGGTGGCGTGAGCTATATGCAATTTATTGTGCCCGGCTTAATTATGATGGCAGTCATTACCAATAGTTATGCCAACGTCTCTTCAAGTTTCTTTAGTGTAAAATTCCAAAAAAGTATTGAAGAACTCATTATGAGTCCCGTACCACTCCATATCATTTTATGGGGCTATGTCATTGGCGGTATTTGCCGTGGTGTATTAGTTGGTGCAATTGTGACTGCAATGAGCATGTTCTTTACTGACCTTTTCATACACAACTGGTTTGTAACTATATATACAGTCTTAATTACTTCAGTTCTTTTCTCATTAGGTGGTTTTATTAATGCAGTCTATGCAAAATCATTTGATGATATTTCTATTATTCCCACCTTTGTTCTTACACCCTTAACTTATTTAGGCGGTGTGTTTTATGCCATCAGTGCACTTGGCCCTTTTTGGCAAAAACTTTCTTTAATTAACCCTATTGTTTATATGGTTAATGCTTTCCGTTTTGGCATTTTAGGTCATAGCGATGTGAATGTTTCATTCTCTTTAATCATTGTGACATCATGCTGTGTTGTACTTTACGGAATTGCTTACTATTTACTTGCTCGTGGTTCAGGAATGCGTGAATGA
- the glyA gene encoding serine hydroxymethyltransferase — protein sequence MFANISISEFDPELAQAIASEGERQEAHIELIASENYCSPAVMEAQGSKLTNKYAEGYPGKRYYGGCEYVDIIEQMAIDRAKELFGADYANVQPHAGSQANSAVYLALLNPGDTVLGMSLAHGGHLTHGAKVSFSGKTYNAVQYGLNAETGEIDYEEVERLALEHKPRMIVAGFSAYSRVVDWQRFRDIADKVGAYLFVDMAHVAGLVAAGVYPNPVQIADVTTTTTHKTLRGPRSGLILAKANEEIEKKLQSAVFPGNQGGPLMHAIAAKAICFKEAMSDDFKVYQQQVVKNAQAMAEVLIARGYDVVSGGTENHLFLLSLIKQDVTGKEADAWLGAAHITVNKNSVPNDPRSPFVTSGIRIGTPAVTTRGFGEAEVRELAGWIADVIDSKGDEKVIADVKAKVETVCAKFPVYAQ from the coding sequence ATGTTTGCCAATATTTCCATTTCTGAATTTGATCCAGAATTAGCTCAAGCAATTGCTTCTGAAGGTGAGCGTCAAGAAGCACATATCGAGTTAATTGCTTCTGAAAATTATTGCTCTCCTGCTGTGATGGAAGCGCAAGGATCAAAACTTACGAATAAATATGCAGAAGGTTATCCAGGTAAACGCTATTATGGCGGTTGCGAATATGTGGATATCATTGAGCAAATGGCGATTGATCGTGCTAAAGAACTTTTTGGTGCAGATTACGCAAACGTTCAACCACACGCTGGCTCACAAGCTAACTCTGCTGTTTATCTAGCGCTTCTTAACCCAGGTGATACTGTTTTAGGTATGAGCTTGGCTCACGGTGGTCACTTGACTCACGGTGCTAAAGTAAGCTTCTCTGGTAAAACTTATAATGCTGTTCAATACGGTCTAAATGCTGAAACTGGCGAGATCGATTATGAAGAAGTTGAACGTTTAGCATTAGAGCACAAGCCGCGTATGATCGTTGCTGGTTTCTCTGCTTACAGCCGTGTTGTAGATTGGCAGCGTTTCCGTGACATCGCGGACAAAGTTGGCGCTTACCTTTTTGTTGATATGGCTCACGTTGCAGGTCTTGTTGCTGCTGGTGTATATCCAAACCCAGTTCAAATTGCTGACGTAACTACAACTACGACTCACAAAACACTTCGTGGTCCACGTTCTGGTTTAATCCTTGCAAAAGCGAATGAAGAAATCGAGAAAAAACTTCAATCAGCTGTATTCCCTGGTAACCAAGGTGGTCCATTGATGCATGCGATTGCTGCTAAAGCAATCTGCTTCAAAGAAGCAATGTCTGATGACTTCAAAGTTTACCAACAACAAGTTGTGAAAAATGCTCAAGCTATGGCTGAAGTATTAATCGCTCGTGGTTATGACGTTGTTTCTGGTGGTACAGAAAACCACTTATTCTTGTTATCTTTAATCAAGCAAGACGTAACTGGTAAAGAAGCAGATGCTTGGTTAGGCGCTGCTCACATTACTGTTAACAAAAACTCAGTTCCAAATGATCCACGTTCTCCATTTGTGACTTCTGGTATCCGTATCGGTACTCCAGCAGTAACAACTCGTGGTTTTGGTGAAGCTGAAGTTCGTGAACTTGCTGGTTGGATCGCTGACGTGATTGACAGCAAAGGTGACGAAAAAGTTATTGCTGACGTAAAAGCGAAAGTTGAAACTGTTTGTGCAAAATTCCCTGTATACGCACAATAA
- a CDS encoding Mpo1-like protein has translation MKSITEWFDEYSESHQNPTNKQIHWLCVPAILFSIIGIIAHFNTLLTALLLVLTLVFYARLDLVLAVAMAALLVVMAWLIYTLPVGVGFYIAIFVIAWVGQFYGHKIEGKKPSFFKDLQFLLIGPVWCMDAYLGKILPKWKSRQKHAIS, from the coding sequence ATGAAATCCATTACAGAATGGTTTGATGAATATAGCGAGAGCCATCAGAACCCAACCAATAAACAAATTCACTGGCTATGCGTTCCTGCCATTTTATTTTCTATAATTGGAATCATTGCTCATTTCAACACTTTGCTCACTGCTCTATTACTTGTGCTCACTTTAGTATTTTATGCGCGTTTAGATCTTGTACTTGCTGTTGCAATGGCTGCTTTACTTGTTGTTATGGCATGGCTTATTTACACCCTACCTGTAGGAGTAGGATTTTATATCGCTATTTTTGTGATTGCTTGGGTCGGACAATTTTATGGTCATAAAATTGAGGGCAAAAAACCATCTTTCTTTAAAGATTTACAATTTCTACTGATTGGTCCAGTCTGGTGCATGGATGCCTATCTAGGAAAAATCTTACCTAAATGGAAAAGCAGA
- the mltB gene encoding lytic murein transglycosylase B has product MLSQHLNKTLKMLALCTGLISTSHFAQANDFATHPDYVNFKQKTMSAYGLSGDQVDAAMNGAKNLPNILNIMTRPGESKPWYDYRSMFLVEGTIQRGVRFKNQYADALNRAEQQYGVSQAVILGILGVETGYGANKGSFITRDALATLAFGYPRRAEYFGDELAALIAWTYKEGYPTSSIVGSYAGAIGYPQFMPSNISKYGVDYDGNGHIDLRNSAEDAIGSIANYLAKQGWQRDQPIGFMARYTGSTPESVIAKDLTQPFPYGALKTLGVSPLNPLVKIDDLDMVNVIQLQDYNGPIYYLTYPNFQVITTYNKSRMYATAVWLLGTEVASR; this is encoded by the coding sequence ATGTTGTCTCAACACTTAAATAAAACTTTAAAAATGCTCGCTTTGTGTACTGGTTTAATCAGTACAAGTCACTTCGCTCAGGCCAATGATTTTGCCACGCATCCTGATTATGTAAATTTTAAACAAAAAACCATGAGCGCTTATGGGTTAAGTGGCGATCAAGTTGATGCGGCCATGAATGGTGCAAAAAATTTACCAAACATTCTAAATATTATGACTCGTCCAGGTGAAAGCAAACCTTGGTACGACTATCGTTCTATGTTTTTGGTGGAAGGGACAATTCAACGTGGTGTCCGTTTTAAAAACCAATATGCAGATGCTTTAAACCGCGCTGAACAACAATATGGTGTATCTCAAGCTGTCATTTTGGGAATCTTGGGTGTTGAGACAGGTTATGGCGCAAATAAAGGTTCTTTTATTACACGTGATGCATTAGCCACACTTGCTTTTGGCTACCCTCGCCGTGCTGAATATTTTGGTGACGAACTCGCAGCTCTTATCGCATGGACTTATAAAGAAGGCTACCCAACAAGTAGTATTGTAGGTTCCTACGCAGGTGCAATTGGCTATCCACAATTTATGCCAAGTAATATTAGTAAATATGGGGTCGATTATGACGGTAATGGACATATCGATTTAAGAAACTCTGCAGAAGATGCAATCGGTTCAATCGCAAACTACTTAGCAAAACAAGGATGGCAACGCGATCAACCTATCGGATTTATGGCACGTTACACAGGATCAACTCCGGAAAGTGTTATTGCTAAAGATTTAACTCAACCTTTCCCATATGGCGCATTAAAGACATTAGGGGTTTCACCATTAAATCCTTTAGTTAAAATTGATGATCTCGATATGGTGAATGTTATTCAATTACAAGACTATAACGGGCCAATTTACTATTTAACTTACCCGAATTTTCAAGTGATTACGACTTATAATAAGAGCCGTATGTATGCTACTGCTGTATGGTTATTAGGCACTGAAGTGGCTAGCCGATAG
- the queF gene encoding NADPH-dependent 7-cyano-7-deazaguanine reductase QueF (Catalyzes the NADPH-dependent reduction of 7-cyano-7-deazaguanine (preQ0) to 7-aminomethyl-7-deazaguanine (preQ1) in queuosine biosynthesis), protein MSVEQSLLGKETQYPTNYQPDVLFPIARAQSRESYSHIEGITQGKDWWHVFEISWLNAHAIPQVAIGRITLPASSPNLIESKSLKLYFNSLNFTQFDSKQSFIETVEKDLSTAAGAKVELTLFQVDDLDISKPQGICIDDLAPERLEQHPDATLLKPDESGEEVEIELYSHLLRSNCPVTGQPDWGTVFIRFKGKKPCYRSVLAYIISYRQHNGFHEQCVEQIFADIWQNLEPEKLMVYATYTRRGGLDINPCRVSDLSWMPKPIRLARQ, encoded by the coding sequence ATGAGTGTCGAACAGTCTTTATTGGGTAAAGAAACCCAATATCCAACTAATTATCAACCTGATGTGTTATTTCCAATTGCCCGTGCTCAGTCTCGTGAAAGCTACTCGCATATTGAAGGCATTACTCAAGGTAAAGATTGGTGGCATGTTTTTGAAATCTCATGGTTAAATGCTCATGCTATCCCGCAAGTTGCTATTGGCAGAATTACACTGCCCGCTTCTTCGCCAAATTTAATTGAGTCAAAATCATTAAAACTGTACTTCAATAGTCTTAATTTCACTCAGTTTGATTCTAAACAGTCTTTCATTGAAACGGTTGAAAAAGATCTCTCTACTGCTGCGGGTGCAAAAGTTGAATTAACCTTATTTCAGGTTGATGATTTAGATATTTCTAAACCTCAAGGCATTTGTATTGATGATCTTGCTCCAGAACGTTTAGAACAACATCCTGATGCCACTCTTTTAAAACCAGATGAGTCTGGTGAAGAAGTTGAAATTGAGCTGTATTCTCATCTTTTGAGAAGTAACTGCCCAGTCACGGGACAGCCTGATTGGGGTACAGTTTTTATCCGTTTTAAAGGCAAAAAACCTTGTTATCGTAGTGTATTAGCTTATATTATCTCGTACCGTCAGCATAACGGCTTTCACGAACAGTGTGTCGAACAGATCTTTGCCGATATTTGGCAAAATCTAGAGCCTGAAAAGCTGATGGTTTATGCAACTTATACTCGTCGCGGCGGACTTGATATTAACCCTTGCCGAGTATCGGATCTTTCATGGATGCCAAAACCGATTCGATTGGCACGACAATAA
- a CDS encoding ABC transporter ATP-binding protein, protein MTDALVLRDLSKTYRNGFQALKGINLTVPEGEFYALLGPNGAGKSTTIGIISSLTKKTSGTVEIFGHNLDTHPSLAKQQLGVVPQEFNFGQFEKTFDILVTQAGYYGIHKKIAEKRAEHYLEKLGLWEKRNIQARMLSGGMKRRLMIARAMMHEPKLLILDEPTAGVDIELRRSMWDFLTEMNESGTSIILTTHYLEEAEMLCRRIAIIDRGVIKEDTSMKSFLNQLNEESFIFDLAEPIGPLQLNIIGVKFNLIDSNTLEVTMDRAHTLNDLFQLLESQGIRVHSMRNKSNRLEELFVKMVEKNLEGEAK, encoded by the coding sequence ATGACTGATGCTTTGGTTTTAAGAGATTTGTCCAAAACATATCGTAATGGTTTTCAGGCGTTAAAAGGTATTAACCTCACTGTGCCTGAAGGTGAATTTTATGCGTTGTTAGGCCCAAATGGTGCCGGCAAATCAACAACCATTGGTATTATCAGCTCCCTCACGAAAAAAACCTCAGGAACAGTTGAGATTTTTGGGCATAATCTCGATACCCATCCATCTCTGGCAAAACAGCAGCTTGGTGTCGTTCCTCAAGAATTTAACTTCGGACAGTTCGAAAAAACATTCGATATTTTAGTCACTCAAGCTGGCTATTACGGTATCCATAAAAAGATTGCAGAAAAACGTGCCGAACATTATTTAGAAAAGCTCGGCCTATGGGAAAAACGGAATATACAAGCACGTATGCTGTCTGGTGGTATGAAGCGTCGTCTGATGATTGCCCGTGCCATGATGCATGAGCCTAAGCTTCTTATTCTAGATGAACCTACTGCCGGTGTAGATATTGAATTACGCCGTTCTATGTGGGACTTTCTGACAGAAATGAACGAAAGCGGTACTTCTATTATTTTAACGACCCACTATTTAGAAGAAGCAGAAATGTTGTGTCGTCGCATTGCGATTATTGACCGCGGTGTAATTAAAGAAGATACCAGCATGAAGAGCTTCCTTAATCAGCTCAATGAAGAGTCATTTATCTTCGATTTAGCTGAGCCAATTGGGCCGCTCCAATTAAACATTATTGGTGTCAAGTTCAACTTAATTGATAGTAATACTTTAGAAGTAACGATGGATAGAGCGCATACATTGAATGACCTATTCCAGTTATTAGAATCACAAGGTATTCGCGTTCACAGCATGCGTAATAAATCGAACCGTTTAGAAGAGTTATTTGTCAAAATGGTCGAGAAAAATCTTGAAGGAGAGGCAAAATGA